The following proteins are co-located in the Desulfovibrio inopinatus DSM 10711 genome:
- a CDS encoding MerR family transcriptional regulator, whose amino-acid sequence MTQSTSSQRTYKIGQVAKQTGLKTFVLRFWETEFPQLVPIRTKKGQRLYSDDHIQLIERIKDLLYNQGMTIEGARKRLGENANQAHHERVLREIEAELIAIRKLLSP is encoded by the coding sequence ATGACGCAAAGCACTTCATCTCAACGCACATACAAAATTGGTCAGGTCGCTAAGCAGACCGGACTCAAGACATTCGTTCTTCGCTTCTGGGAAACCGAATTTCCACAACTCGTTCCCATCCGCACAAAAAAAGGCCAACGACTCTATTCCGACGACCATATCCAACTCATAGAGCGCATCAAAGACCTTTTATACAATCAAGGGATGACCATTGAAGGAGCCCGTAAAAGACTCGGAGAAAACGCAAACCAGGCACACCATGAACGTGTTCTGCGAGAAATTGAAGCTGAACTCATCGCTATACGCAAACTCTTGTCACCCTAA
- a CDS encoding tetratricopeptide repeat protein, with amino-acid sequence MFVLGVYSKKTSSTAGTGESFSRYAQKTYWFIRRRKDDEYEVQPLNDHALPSGIVTVISKGQFIKQFAPEPEYFERKTGPLLKRLQKKLDLGEKYFTKENFDQAEQEFLKAISLDDTNAKANLRLGSIYCRKGQHEHVRATIKRILSNDAAFREDERHLFNEFGIDLRKAKHYKESVAYYNKAIALNNKDEHLHFNIARAFFESGQLEACEEHLKKALDLNAAFNEAARFLQYIDQKTNGDRQNTPENQS; translated from the coding sequence ATGTTCGTACTTGGGGTATACTCCAAAAAGACCTCCAGCACGGCCGGAACGGGAGAATCCTTTTCACGCTACGCTCAAAAGACCTATTGGTTCATTCGGCGACGGAAAGATGATGAATACGAAGTGCAACCACTCAATGATCATGCACTACCTTCTGGCATTGTTACTGTTATCAGTAAGGGACAATTCATCAAACAATTTGCGCCAGAGCCTGAATACTTCGAAAGAAAAACCGGCCCACTTTTAAAACGTCTACAAAAAAAACTGGACTTGGGAGAAAAGTATTTCACCAAAGAAAATTTCGACCAAGCAGAACAAGAGTTTCTCAAGGCCATATCCCTTGACGATACCAATGCTAAAGCCAACCTCCGGCTCGGGTCCATTTACTGTCGCAAAGGTCAGCATGAACATGTCAGAGCGACCATCAAAAGAATTTTGAGCAATGATGCTGCATTCCGTGAAGATGAACGCCATCTTTTCAACGAATTCGGTATCGATCTTCGCAAGGCAAAACATTATAAAGAATCCGTTGCATATTATAATAAAGCAATTGCGCTCAACAACAAGGACGAGCATCTCCATTTCAATATCGCCCGAGCGTTTTTCGAATCCGGACAATTAGAGGCTTGCGAAGAGCATTTAAAAAAAGCCTTAGACCTCAATGCCGCATTCAATGAAGCCGCCCGTTTTCTCCAGTACATTGACCAAAAAACCAATGGTGACCGGCAAAACACACCTGAAAACCAGAGCTAG
- a CDS encoding flagellar brake domain-containing protein: MTPNPHPKLHVEVGTTLNLQIHGLDFKLKTPLVGHLRPKFFLTTIPSSPEIERALLVRHLYVGNPVIIRFLQSGSIMGFKTQILNVSYSPYPLLFLDYPTKTETFSLRKHRRIDCLFPVAVAMGKRTCTGMLTNLSAGGCCLKFQRQDYPSLTTEIDEIITIECQSLFGSWKKPVRCKVMRVKDVNGALEVGVAFYKADPYISQCIENYLKHAACFLEENELS; the protein is encoded by the coding sequence ATGACCCCCAATCCACATCCAAAACTTCATGTTGAAGTCGGTACGACACTCAATCTCCAAATCCACGGTCTCGACTTTAAATTGAAAACACCGCTTGTTGGTCATTTGCGACCTAAGTTTTTTCTCACGACGATTCCATCTTCCCCCGAAATTGAGCGTGCACTCCTTGTACGCCATCTCTATGTCGGGAATCCGGTTATCATCAGATTTCTTCAATCCGGTTCCATCATGGGGTTCAAAACACAGATCCTCAACGTGAGTTACTCCCCTTATCCTTTGCTTTTTCTCGATTATCCAACAAAAACCGAAACGTTCAGTCTTCGCAAACATCGACGCATTGATTGCTTGTTTCCTGTCGCTGTCGCAATGGGGAAAAGAACATGTACGGGGATGCTGACGAATCTGAGTGCAGGGGGATGCTGTCTGAAATTCCAACGGCAAGACTACCCAAGCCTGACAACGGAAATCGATGAAATCATCACCATTGAATGTCAATCACTGTTCGGTTCCTGGAAGAAACCGGTTCGCTGCAAGGTCATGCGTGTCAAAGATGTCAACGGGGCACTCGAAGTTGGAGTTGCTTTCTACAAAGCCGATCCCTACATTAGTCAATGTATAGAGAATTATTTAAAACATGCCGCTTGTTTTCTCGAAGAAAATGAACTCAGTTGA